In Fragaria vesca subsp. vesca linkage group LG5, FraVesHawaii_1.0, whole genome shotgun sequence, the genomic stretch TTCGGTTCTCTCCAATTAACAAGGACTACTAGTTTCTTTGCAATATCAAACGTATATCTCAGGTCATCAAATGCGTATAATGTTTCTGAACGACCGTCCGTTTCCTACTAAGTAGCCATAGACTAATCAATTATAAGAATGCAAATGGACTAAACAAATACATTATACATGTTCACCTGTTACATCTCCATAACATAAACATACCATGAATATGCGGAACTGCTTGGATTCATCCTTGTCTTGAATACATATAACTACTTTGTTTCTTTCAACTTGGGGCTTTGGAGGTGGAGCAGCCATAGCATCTGGTGAAGTCTGGACAGAACTAAGAAGTTCTTGTCTCACAGACTCCTCCACAGCTCGGACCACATTTTCAGCCGACTCAGCAAATGATGCCAGCTCTTGCTTCTGTAACCTGCATCAATAGTTGGCAATTTTCATCAGCAAGATATTGCAGCAAGTCCCAGCAACTTACAACATTGGCGGATCAAACAACTCAAAACCTTTGCATAACTATAGTTACGATAATCAAAAGGCCTCATTTACATGCTAGAATTGGCATAACAAAGCTTTTCACTAAAAAAAAAAAAAAAAATCAAAAAAATCAAAAACTACTAGAACTAGAAACTACCTCAATGCCTTTAAGATCGAATCTTCACCCAACGGCCTAGTAACTTTAGGCGCAGGAATGAGCCAGTCCTCCTCGTCTTCCTCAATAACAGTAACTTTCGCACTTTCATCAACTTTTTCAACCTAATCCCAAATCATCCAAAAATAATCAACAAACTAAAAATTCATATGAGTAAAAACCGGAACCCGAAAAGTGGAAAACAGCTGCTTACAGCTGGATTCAAAGCCGTCTTCGCCTTCTTGCTCGGAGGAGAATCCGGCTCGTCGTCTATCAATACAAGAATCGAAAGGTTTCAATTCGTTAGATTCAAGCTTGGATTGAATTCGGAGAGATACAATCGAGAAAGAGCTCACCGTCGTCGAGGACGGAGATGACATTAAGCGGCTGCACGCGGCTGTAATCGAAAAGGGGCTCCAGCTCTTCCGTGAAATCCGCCTGCAAAATCGGAGGCCCGGAGTCAAATACAGTTACGGGAAGAGAAACGAAACAATGAGAGAAGAAGAAGAAGAAGAAGCTGACCATGGTGAAGTGGCGCTCTGCGTCTTTTCAGTTCTAACCTTTTTGAAGCGTCCCGCCTGAGATTGGAGACAGTCACCAGGCTTATAAAGCAAAGCAAATCCAAACCCGATTTCTGTTTGAATTAAAATAAAAATCAGATATTCGAGTTTGGGTTTGGTCCGGGTCATTTAGTCTGACATGGGCCTTGGAGGGTATTAGCCCATATGTCAAGACCAATTTGGGGCAACAAGCCCAACTGCACTCATGGTCTCCTGCGTTAAAAGGGGACAATCAGAACCTAGAATCACTCATGAAACAAATATTAAGGACACTTACGGTTACGGGTTACTATATTCTTCTTCTTTGTTACTTAATAAAGGGATCGTCTACGGTGCATTAGTATACATAGACAGATCTAGTAGACTAGCTCAATACAAAAGTAAAACAGTTCAAGATAAAGTCGATTAATTTGAGATCAAGTCAAGTTAGTCGATTTTTGGATAGAGTCAATATACCTTTGTATCAAGTCTAGTACTCGATGTATTGGTACATTTACATAAATGTATCGTAGTATTTTCTATTGTTTAAACTTTTTTCTTGTGTGAGCCAAATTTAACATTCTAATTTTAAAGAAAAGACTTATGTCGTAGACCAACTAGTCGCCAACTTTAAAGATTGTCTTCAGATTATGTTTTGAGACATGAACGTGGTTTATGATCCAATCGTAACGTCAAAGCACGTTAAATACGAATGGATGAACTTAACATATGTCCGGCATGTGAGATATATTCAAAGAACTTTCTAATAAGGTGGTTTTGACTACTATACTTCAAATAAAAAAAGCCGCTTTCCTTATTATCGATCGTGCGTTAAAACTATTAAACATTATTAAGTTGCAAATGACTCTCAATGTATATCAAAAGTTTTGTCCGCATGGAAAATCTCTTCACATGATTTATAAGAATAAATTTCGGCTTTGATCTGAAAAACCGTACAAATTTGTATGTGAAAAATCTATTGTTTCAAATCATATTAATTATTTTTTCATTTTCAACTTTTTTTTAACTGCAAATAACAAACTGTTTTTGACTCACTATATTTTTCTTTAAGAATAAATGTATGCTAGAATTGGTTATTTAGGTGAATCTTTGAATCATTTTTTCTTCCAAAACCACATCTTAATCTCCCACGTTTTTATATGTGAATCCTTTAATGTTACATGCCAATTTTAGCTCATAAGTAAGAAATTTCTCGTGATATTATGAGGTCAGAATAGAAATTATCCATTGGACTCCCAAAAATAAATATATTTGTTAGGCTTGGATATTATGAGTTGTCCTTTTATGAAATAATTCTCTAAGTGGAAATTATACAATGATTTACTACAGGGCTGAACATGATTTTGACTATCTGGACTGAGGTTGCTACTTTCCTTTTGGATTGAACTGAGTCAGTTCAAAGAGTCTCTACTCTGACTCCCTTTTTAAGCATAGAACTGGATGACACCATTCTTCTTCTCAGCTCATAGTTTCTACATTATACATAATCTGTTTTCCGAAAGCAGCAAAACACCCTCTAAGTTTGAGCTGCTAGTGCTAACTGCTAAGTGCTTGTACTACAGCCCTGGTAATTCCCATCCTTCTTTTCTGCTAAAGCTTCTTGATATCATTCTTATCTTCTTCACATTCTGCTCAAGCTTATAAGCCTCCTAATCTAATTTCAGGCTCAAGCTTCTGGATTTATTGCACTCATTCTTTGTGTAGTTTTGGAGAAAATGGACAACATGAGCTTTACGACTGACCTTGTTCCTGAATTTGCGCACGGCCTCAAAATCCTGCTGATTGATCATGACACATATTCCCTCAAGTACACAGCATCAGTGCTTGAACAGTACTCATTCAATGGTAATTCATAAATATAACGTATGCATATTCGATAGTTTCTAAGATAACGCATGTCTGCGCATAAATTTTTTAGACAATGATCGAACATATCTGTCTCGCGAGGATGCCTGAGATATAAATTTTATTCTATATGCATATTTATCTCATGAAGTATACGAAATGTAACCGCTATATATTTGTTATGGCGCTGTGGAAGAAATTTCTCGAATATATTTTTCTGATGTAAAGAATTATCGGAAATTTTGTTAATGGTTGTTATTTGCAGCCTGGTTTACTGAAAACACCGAGTGAAATCTAATTATATCTTGCATTTCATTCCAGTTGCTGCGGTCCAGCAGGCATCCGAAGCTTTGTCCTTGATTAGTGAACAAAACCATTGCTATGAACTAGTAATGGCTAACATTAACATGTCTGACAGCGACAGTGTTCCTTTTCTGCATACACTGCTCGAGAAGGATATTCCTGTCATATGTAAGCTTCAATTTTTTTGAAAGTTTCCACCTTGATTGATAAACATAAAAATTATTTTCTCTTGCATAGTGATTGTTTGATATCTTAATTTTTTTATGCAGTGATGTCCTCGGAAATGAATGATGGCCTAATGAGGAAAGTCCTAGACAAAGGAGCAAGCTTTTTCCTTCAGAAACCAATTCCTTTGGAGGATCTTAAAAATGTGTGGCAACATGTATACTGGAAGACAAACCCAATGAAGGACACTGGTAAGGAAAATAGTGAAGAGTGGATGGACTGGTTAGATAATGGCGTTGAGATGAATGAAGACTCTGAGGAGTTTGGACATTCCTTTGGAGGAGGCTCCGACAAGCGTCAAAAGCCATATGAGACTGACCTAGAAGGTAAGTATGAGCAAGTCGACACACTAAATACTTGCACATTGACATGCAATCCCAGTAAGACTGACTTAGCTGATGAAAATTATGATACAGATTTGCAAAGCTATAGCACAGAAGATTTCTTCCCCACTGAGAGCGACGAACAAAAAGCATCTGGGAAAAAACATTCAGCTGATAATACTGTAGAACAAGGAAGAATGAAGAGGTCGAAACCAACTGTACAGCAAACTGATTCCAACAGCATAGCCAGATACCAGGAAGGGATCGTCGAGAAACATGGCAATGACGAAACCAAGAAGAAACGTATTGTTTGGACACCGGATCTCCATTACAAGTTTACAGCAGCAATAAGTGCCCTGGGAGATGAAAGTAATTTTTCTTCTAATATTTATATGCAATTTCCCTTCTATCTATTGAGCTATGTAGTTAGTTCAGCAGTATGCAGTTCACCTGTATAAATTACTAAATTATCTTAATCTTCTTGTTGGCTTGTTGAAAACAGAAGCTCGTCCTAAAGCAATTTTGAATATGATGGGTGTGAAGGGAGTAACAATGCGCCAGGTTGCAAGCCATCTGCAGGTTCTCTTCTGTTCATATCTCAACAATTAAAGGCCAATTCTTTCGATCAATCAACTCTTGATTGATTCTCTAGAAATGGATTATTGTTTTATCTTCTTGTTTGCTATATTTCTGTTTTCCAGTTTGACAACTTCTATGTACTTTTACCAGTATTTTTATCTATCTCAGTTTGAAGGATTTATGTTTTATTCTTTACTTTTAGAAATACAAAAATCAAGTGAGGCGAATATACCAGACTGGCATATTTACTGGAAGAACTAGCTTAAGCAATTCTTCTAGTTGGAATCAAGGGACTTCAAGGTTTGGAGGAGGAGGTAAAAAACCAATAGAATCAGCTACTCCAAGTTCTTCGACCAGATCATCTATCTCCGCAGCTAGTTTCAACAATCATGACTACAGAATGCAGAATCGAAATTCAAGCCATGAAGGATTGTCTCGCTACGGAAATCATGATACCAATTGTCCCAATGACTCTTTAAGAACTGATGGATGGTTTCAACATATGAACCAGATACCAGAAACAAGCACTTTAGCATACAGAAATGAACTGATCGAATATCTGAAGAGAAGACAGCGTCTTGGATTAGAAGAGAGCAATGGCAAAGTAACTGAAAACTTACCGAGCATGACGTACATGACTTCAGAGGTTGATTCTCCCAACATGTCAACCAATACATTCCAGCTCCCCAATCAGCCTCCTGTTGTGCATCAGGAGCAATATTGTTCTCCTGCTTTGATTGAGCCCTTCAATTCCAGAAAGCAGAAACAGGTTTCAACAGAAGTGCTTGAGCAACAAAAGATGAACCTACCAAGTACGAACGACTTGACTCCAGAGGCACATTCTCCCTACATATTGGCAAATGCATATCAGTTCTCAAATGAGATTTCAGCTGTGACTCAACAGAAAAAGTGTACTCCAGTTGTAAGCGGTCCCATATATTTTGAAATTGAGGACAAGTTTTCAATAGAAGATGAACGAACTGAATTAGTTGAGCTCATGCCAATGAATTTACCAAGCATGAACTACATGACACCAGAAGATACTTCAGTGAACCAAGAGAAATATCATGCTTCAGCAAATTCCACCAGTTCCGGAACTTGCAACAGTTTTTCAACAGAAGTTGCAGGAACAAACGAACTACTTAACTTTCTCCTGGATTCACCTGGTAAGGAGAACATTACTGATGGGGATGCTTCTACCCAAAAATCAGAAAATGCAGTTCAGCTCCCGAAGGAGCCTCTTCTGAGAGAACAATTCTGTACTCCTGGGTTGAATGGTCACTTTGGTACTCAATATGAGAACAAGTTTTCTGAGAGAACAACTGAACTTGGGTTTCTGGAAAAAGAAACACCCTCATTTGCTGCAAACAATCTAGGGAACCTTCCAGGAGACTTCAACGATGGAAGCCAGAAGCTGGATTCTCTGGCAGGAGAGGCACCTCCTGCCATTTCATCAAATGAGCACCAGCCCCTGTCTGAATATGCAGATCTGTTGAACATGCTTGAAGATGAACCGGAGGAGTACAATTCTTTTGGCAATGCACCATATGCAGGCAACGTTGATGATTATTTTCAATGGCTAGAGGAAACTTTATTTGCGGATAGCACAGAAGAACAGCAGTTCAAAGTTCCAGATGCAGATGTGGAACCTCCAGTTGAAGATTCATGAATTCTCTTCCCGTAAATAAAATTTGCAGTAACAATACTGCTGAATGTATTACATTCAACCTGATTCAGACTCTTTTCCTAGAAGTTGGTAGTTCACAGATACTGTTGGTTAAAGTTGTAAAGCTTTGGCAACAATATATTAAAAAAAAGTTTTTTTTCCTTGAAACATAAACATATAATTGCTTATCACAAATCTGGTTTTATGCAAAAGGACAGGATGCTGCATCAAGATCAATTACAGATAACTGCAATCTATGATATATACAAGGAAATTGCTGATTTTAAATAACATATGTGAGTTTATAATACATATAATCCCATGTGGTTAAGAATCTGTAAATAAAATTTGATGATAAAAATCTACAATATATCTTGACAGAACTCAAATCAAACTCATATCTCCACTATGACTTGGGCGACTGCACTGCTCTGATCTGGATGTTACCATTGATTGGGTAGTTTATAAAAATTAATTCATTTTCTTTTAGAAAAAAGAAAAAAAGAAAAAAAGTGATTTCCAGGACATGCTTTCCTTTCAACATTCTATTCTATAAAAGTTTCCAACAAATAAACATCACTGAATATACACATGTTCATGCATCTATATTGGTTATAGGACCTTTAAACCAGTGGCGAGCACTGAATACCCATGCAAAAACTGTGATAATTAACAAACCCCCAACTGCAACAGGAGTATAGTTGAGTGTCTCATTGCTAATTGGATAGGCCACAGGCAATGAGAAGAGTACCGAGATTATTGCCACCCAAAGAACTGCAATCCAGCCAACAAGGATCCCATAGCGACCCAAGTTGAAAGGTCCGGGAACGAAGGACTTGCGTGCCAAGGTCACCCTGAAGAAAATGGGCAGGGCATAAGCAATGTACAGTCCAATGGTTGCAATAGACACCATGGCATTGAACGCTACAAGGCTTCCAAGAGACTGCAAAGATTGAAGAAAGCAAGTAATGGATTAGCACTTGCAGATAGGATGGTGATAATATTTATCCTAAGTTATATACTTACTGTCAGTGCCATACAAAACGATATAAGAGCAGAAAGCCAAACTGCATTTAATGGGACTTCATGCTTGTTCACTTTATGCCAAAATGGGGAAAATGGCATGGCTCCATCTCTGGAGAATGCATAAGCCATCCTGAGAGGACAATTAAGCACCATAAGCAGCTAAAACATTTCATTGTACCCTCTTGCTTCTTGCTGTATATCAGTATATGTATGAAACAGATAAATTAAATAAAAAATATAAAAAAAGATTTGATACCTGGAGTTGCTAGTAACTGAACTCATTCCACAGAAAAATATGGCAACAGCAACCACTCCCAAGCATATAATTCCTCCAACTCCAGTCCCATACCTACTCTTGAAGGCTAGATAGAATACTTCAGCAATGGCATAACCACCGGCATCATTGTTCTCATCTAAAAGGTGTGGGATGTTGGTAACAGCAAAGGTGATTCCAAGGATATAACCCCATCCAACAATAATAGATATTCCGATGGAACTGATTATTCCTTTTGGTCCATTAATATCAGCACTCTTGGTTTCCTCTGTCTGGAAACAAAAGTTAAAACGAATGTACACATTTAGCACCAATTATATGGCCAAGCATTGAGCTAATATCAGACACAGTGAAGATTGCTATATTCTTTTGTCTTTGATTTGCATATCATAGAATTACAATGTTAGCTGTTTCAGTGAAACGGAATATATATCAAGTTTGTATATGACAAATAGCTTCATATGCAGAATGATAATATATCTATGTAGATTCCCCTAACTTTGTACTTCTGCAAATGGGATGTTAAGCTCAGAGAATTCAACCTTACAGATATTTCCATGTTCAACAGACAAGTTAACGATAGCTACTAAAGGAAGAGAAAAGTCTGGAAGCAATGAAAAATATCAGCTTACCATATGAGCAGATGCATCATAGCCAGTTAATGTATATTGACTCATTAACAGTCCCAGAACAAATATGTATAATTTGTTGTTAACTCCGTCGCCATTATCAGTGTTGAAGTGAGTGAATACAAACTTAGGGCTAGCCCTTTCCGTTGCAACAAGGGGAATGAGGATCATGAGGACAAAGACACCTAAACATTCTTATGTCAATATGCAATCCAATATATAGACTCAAACGGTAAATATAGTGAAAGGGCTCAAAATATTCCTACCTACAAAATTCCATGCAGCAGCCAGCTGTCCAAAGAAGGATAAATATGAGATGGGAAGACTGTTTATGATGGCATGTAGAAACAAAATTCCTCCATGGAAACAAATGACTACATATTTAGAAGCCTCATAGCCATCATTGTTCTTTCCACCTGTGCTAAGGAGAATGATCACTTGAATCAGCGTTGCAAGTGAAAAATCCACACTCGTTGTGACTGCCCACTGCAATTAGAAACACAGCAATGCAGTTAGAGCTAATGATGAATCATACCACATCCATGACAAGTTTGAGCTCACAATGGATATTGAAGGTATATGAACTCCAGAACATACGAGTTCTTAAAAGTACCTGACCAACTATGTTGAACCTGCAAAAAGAAAAACCATATATCATCATCAGAGAATACTATGCCAGGCAGTCCAACATAGAAGCGTCTTAAGATTAGTCGCAGGCAATATACATTTCACTCGTACATCATCATAGCAAAGAATGAAAGAAACAATAGCACCACTCTAGAACAGTGAACAAGAAACTAGCATCTTGAACAAAAATGGCGAGTACCATATCTACCTAATCCAAACAACTACACATTGTCCAAAAATCAAATCAAAAGAGTGGAACTACACATCATTCAAACTCTAGACCAAGTTTCCTTAACAGAAACTTAACTCATGCACAAGACCTGTGAATCTCAGTAAGTCAACTACTGCAGATCCCTAAAGTGAAAGACTTCAGATTACTAAGAGATGATTCAGCAAAGATAAAAATTACCAGCCAGTGAGCCAAGAAGCAAAGGGTGCCCATTTGGGGCCAGCAAGCATGGCACTCCAATAATACAAACCCCCAGAAGTTGGGTAAGAAGAACAAATCTCAGCCATGGACAAACCAACAATCATGGTGAAACAACCAGCTATAAACCACCCATACACAATAGAAACTGGGCCCCCAAATTTCAGCCCAGTGCTGTACAGCGTCGTTATACCAGTGAGAACTGATATGATGGCAAATGAGAAAGCAAAATTGGACACCACCCTGCAATTCCAAACCAAAACAGACACAAAACACAAACTTTCAAACCTTTTTTTAAAAGATTCTCTCTTTAAAAACCAAACCAAGAACAAGTTGGGAAAGATTACGAGAGGTCACGCTTGAGCTCTTGTTTGTAGCCGAGCTGATGGAGACGAGCGTGGCCGGAATCCTTGGAAACGCCGCCGTTGGCTGCCATTGTGCCGCCGCCAGACACCAAAGTTGTTAAAGCTCAAAGACAGAGGAAGAACAGAGAACCCAGAACCAAAATGACAAGTGTTTCCTTGTTCCTCAGATGTTGGGAAGTTTAAAAGGTTGTGATGAAATGTCAAAAGGAACAGAAGAAGTACAGCTAAGTCAGCTTGAGGCGCGGAGAAGAAGATGGCGTAGCTTTGGACTAAAAGAGAGTTTTGGACTTTCCCCCCCATATACAACTAGTGTTTTTTTTTGGCGAAAATATAAGCACTAGATTGATGATTCAGTTATTGGCTTTCATGGTTGGTCTTCTCTCTCCTTTCTTTCTATACAAAATGATTTTGCCATTTTCAATGGATGAGAGATGCGTATAGCTAGCCTGTCATTTCTACCCGTTCAGATTCCAGAGTCCAATATAATACTCTTCTTCCTTTTTGTTTCATTGGTCAAATTGGAGACTTTGCTTCGTAATTCGTACACGTAACTATAGTTTGTTATGAGATTACGATTCCAACTCGAAGGTCAGAGATTCTGAGATTGATTCTTAGAATCTTTTTTATTGAATTTGATGTATAAACTATAAAGTAAATATTAAATTAAGAAGAAAAAAATTAAGCTAAATCATATCAATTGGTCGATGTGTACTTAAAAGAAAGTTGAATAATCAGTATCTGTAACTATACAGACTTTGAACATGTGAGATTGTGAGATTGTGAGATTGTGAGTTGCTCTCGGCAACGCTCTTCTCGAATAATTTTGTAATCCGAATACATGTGCTTTTTTAGATCACAATTTATTTATGAAGAAAATACATACGTCTTTTTTTACTAATTTTTTTTAACCTAACTTGTCAAACCACGCATGATGTACCTTCTTTAACCTAACTTGTCAAACCACACACAATATGCCTACTATGTATCTCTTAAACAAAAAAAACATAACAAGAAAAAAGGGCACACGAAAAGACCACCTCAATTTTAAACTTTAGATGGCTTGGCAACAAGAAGGCATTTGATAAATTATGGGTAACAAGGTTTTGTCATGTCACACATGT encodes the following:
- the LOC101303327 gene encoding uncharacterized protein LOC101303327 codes for the protein MADFTEELEPLFDYSRVQPLNVISVLDDDDEPDSPPSKKAKTALNPAVEKVDESAKVTVIEEDEEDWLIPAPKVTRPLGEDSILKALRLQKQELASFAESAENVVRAVEESVRQELLSSVQTSPDAMAAPPPKPQVERNKVVICIQDKDESKQFRIFMDDKLDRIFKLYADKVKLDIQSLVFRFDGDKIAPDATPQSLGMEDEDIIEVHYTSNQKGVSSTKATR
- the LOC101303611 gene encoding amino-acid permease BAT1-like encodes the protein MAANGGVSKDSGHARLHQLGYKQELKRDLSVVSNFAFSFAIISVLTGITTLYSTGLKFGGPVSIVYGWFIAGCFTMIVGLSMAEICSSYPTSGGLYYWSAMLAGPKWAPFASWLTGWFNIVGQWAVTTSVDFSLATLIQVIILLSTGGKNNDGYEASKYVVICFHGGILFLHAIINSLPISYLSFFGQLAAAWNFVGVFVLMILIPLVATERASPKFVFTHFNTDNGDGVNNKLYIFVLGLLMSQYTLTGYDASAHMTEETKSADINGPKGIISSIGISIIVGWGYILGITFAVTNIPHLLDENNDAGGYAIAEVFYLAFKSRYGTGVGGIICLGVVAVAIFFCGMSSVTSNSRMAYAFSRDGAMPFSPFWHKVNKHEVPLNAVWLSALISFCMALTSLGSLVAFNAMVSIATIGLYIAYALPIFFRVTLARKSFVPGPFNLGRYGILVGWIAVLWVAIISVLFSLPVAYPISNETLNYTPVAVGGLLIITVFAWVFSARHWFKGPITNIDA